From the Bacillus tuaregi genome, one window contains:
- the dapG gene encoding aspartate kinase, producing MKIIVQKFGGTSVRDDKGRQHAKKHIQSAIKEGYKVVVVVSAMGRKGDPYATDTLLSLVNGSKSLISNRETDLILSCGEIISSVVFTNMLLQEGINAIALTGAQAGFRTNDDHMNAKIIDMRCERVMWAFKTHDVVVVAGFQGQTKNGDITTIGRGGSDTSAAALGVALNAEFIDIFTDVEGIMTADPRIAEKARPLQVVTYTEVCNMAYQGAKVIHPRAVEIAMQTKVPIRIRSTYSDNLGTLVTSQSREDTIKDRMVTGIAHVSGVTQIKVYAKKEQYDLQAEVFKAMANEKISVDFINISPNQVVYTVTEEMTDKAMSVLRSLGHEPTVERECAKVSVVGAGMAGVPGVTSKIVGALSENSIRILQSADSHTTIWVLIKEADLSTAVNALHNAFELDKEN from the coding sequence ATGAAAATAATCGTCCAAAAATTTGGCGGGACCTCCGTCCGTGACGATAAAGGTCGCCAGCATGCAAAAAAACATATACAGTCCGCAATAAAAGAGGGCTACAAAGTAGTAGTGGTTGTATCGGCCATGGGTCGAAAAGGTGACCCATATGCCACAGATACACTGTTGTCACTCGTAAATGGTTCAAAAAGTCTCATTAGTAATCGTGAAACAGATCTTATCCTGTCATGTGGTGAAATTATTTCGAGTGTTGTCTTTACGAATATGTTATTACAAGAAGGCATTAATGCCATAGCTTTAACCGGAGCTCAGGCTGGGTTTAGGACAAATGATGACCATATGAATGCCAAGATTATTGACATGAGATGCGAAAGAGTGATGTGGGCCTTTAAAACACATGATGTAGTGGTAGTCGCCGGATTTCAAGGGCAGACAAAAAATGGCGATATCACCACGATTGGCAGAGGTGGAAGTGACACTTCTGCAGCTGCCCTAGGTGTTGCCCTAAATGCAGAGTTTATCGATATTTTTACAGATGTCGAAGGAATTATGACGGCTGATCCACGTATTGCTGAAAAAGCAAGACCGCTTCAAGTTGTCACCTATACGGAAGTGTGCAATATGGCTTATCAAGGGGCAAAGGTTATTCATCCACGGGCCGTTGAGATTGCTATGCAAACGAAAGTGCCGATACGGATTCGCTCCACTTATTCAGATAATCTTGGCACATTAGTTACTTCGCAGTCCCGTGAGGATACGATAAAGGACCGTATGGTGACTGGGATTGCTCATGTATCTGGTGTTACACAAATCAAGGTGTATGCCAAGAAGGAACAGTATGACCTGCAGGCCGAGGTTTTCAAGGCAATGGCAAATGAAAAAATCAGTGTTGATTTTATCAATATCTCACCAAACCAGGTGGTCTATACCGTAACAGAGGAAATGACCGATAAGGCCATGTCTGTCCTTCGTTCACTTGGTCATGAACCGACTGTTGAACGGGAATGTGCTAAAGTGTCTGTTGTCGGGGCGGGTATGGCTGGAGTTCCTGGTGTAACCTCCAAAATTGTCGGGGCCTTGTCTGAGAACAGTATTCGTATTTTGCAATCGGCAGATAGTCACACGACTATTTGGGTGCTTATTAAAGAAGCTGACCTTAGTACAGCTGTCAATGCCTTGCATAATGCGTTTGAGCTGGATAAAGAAAATTAG
- the asd gene encoding aspartate-semialdehyde dehydrogenase, giving the protein MEQKKGFHVAVVGATGAVGQQMLKTLEDRQFPIAKLTLLSSARSAGTKVQVNGAEYTVQEAKPESFEGVDIALFSAGGSVSKELAPEAVKRGAIVVDNTSAYRMDENVPLVVPEVNEKDLFTHNGIIANPNCSTIQMVVALEPIREKYGLNKIIVSTYQAVSGSGAVAVQELNEQTKAIVNNEEFEPKILPVKGDKKHYQIAFNAIPQIDLFQENGFTYEEMKMINETKKIMHNPELSVAATCVRLPVAVGHSESLFIEVDTKGVTAADLKELLQDAPGVVLQDDPENQIYPMPADCVGKNDVFVGRIRKDLHDEKGFHLWVVSDNLLKGAAWNSVQIAESLVKLGLVK; this is encoded by the coding sequence ATGGAACAGAAAAAGGGATTCCACGTAGCAGTAGTTGGAGCGACAGGAGCAGTGGGTCAGCAAATGCTGAAAACATTGGAAGATAGACAGTTTCCAATTGCAAAACTTACTTTATTATCTTCCGCTCGTTCTGCTGGTACAAAGGTACAAGTAAATGGAGCTGAATATACGGTTCAAGAAGCAAAGCCTGAGAGCTTTGAAGGGGTAGATATTGCATTATTTAGTGCTGGGGGAAGTGTATCAAAAGAACTTGCACCTGAAGCTGTTAAACGTGGAGCAATCGTAGTGGATAACACCAGTGCGTATCGTATGGATGAGAATGTACCTCTAGTTGTACCTGAGGTAAATGAAAAAGATCTATTCACTCATAATGGGATTATTGCCAATCCAAACTGTTCAACTATTCAAATGGTTGTTGCACTTGAACCAATTAGAGAAAAATATGGTCTAAATAAAATAATCGTATCTACTTATCAGGCGGTTTCAGGATCTGGTGCTGTTGCCGTTCAGGAATTAAATGAGCAAACAAAGGCGATTGTTAACAATGAGGAATTCGAACCGAAAATTCTGCCAGTTAAAGGTGATAAAAAGCACTATCAAATCGCGTTTAATGCCATTCCGCAGATTGATTTATTCCAGGAAAACGGCTTTACGTATGAAGAAATGAAAATGATTAATGAAACGAAAAAAATTATGCATAACCCAGAATTAAGCGTCGCTGCTACATGTGTACGTCTTCCAGTTGCGGTTGGGCACTCAGAATCATTATTTATTGAAGTGGATACAAAAGGTGTAACAGCAGCAGATTTGAAGGAGCTGTTACAGGATGCTCCTGGTGTTGTCCTTCAGGATGATCCAGAAAATCAAATCTATCCAATGCCTGCTGATTGCGTTGGCAAAAATGATGTATTTGTAGGTCGAATCCGTAAAGATTTACATGATGAAAAAGGCTTCCATCTTTGGGTAGTTTCCGATAATTTACTAAAAGGTGCTGCCTGGAATTCAGTACAAATTGCTGAAAGCCTTGTTAAATTAGGTTTAGTAAAATAA
- the dpaB gene encoding dipicolinate synthase subunit B gives MSLNGKRIGFGLTGSHCTYDAVFPEIEKLVNAGAEVLPVVTFTVQNTETRFGKGEDWVTRIEELTGNKVIDSIVKAEPLGPKIPLDCMVVAPLTGNSMSKFANALTDSPVLMAAKATLRNQKPVVLGISTNDALGLNGVNLMRLMATKNIYFIPYGQDDPVKKPNSMVARMTMLSDAVEAALIGKQIQPVIVERFKDGN, from the coding sequence ATGAGTTTAAATGGAAAACGTATTGGATTTGGATTAACAGGATCACATTGCACCTATGACGCAGTGTTTCCAGAAATCGAGAAATTAGTCAACGCTGGTGCTGAAGTTCTCCCTGTTGTAACCTTTACAGTCCAAAATACAGAGACACGCTTTGGTAAGGGGGAAGACTGGGTAACCAGAATTGAGGAGTTAACAGGGAATAAAGTGATTGACTCTATTGTGAAAGCTGAGCCTTTAGGTCCGAAAATTCCACTAGACTGTATGGTGGTTGCTCCTTTAACAGGTAATTCGATGAGCAAATTTGCCAATGCCTTAACAGATTCTCCTGTCTTAATGGCTGCAAAAGCAACCTTACGTAATCAAAAGCCTGTTGTATTAGGAATATCAACTAATGATGCCTTAGGTTTGAATGGCGTCAATTTAATGAGGTTAATGGCAACAAAAAATATATATTTTATTCCATACGGTCAGGATGATCCTGTGAAAAAACCAAATTCTATGGTTGCACGAATGACGATGCTAAGTGATGCTGTTGAAGCTGCACTAATTGGAAAACAAATTCAACCAGTGATTGTAGAAAGATTTAAGGATGGAAATTAG
- the dpaA gene encoding dipicolinic acid synthetase subunit A — MLTDMQIAIIGGDARQLEIIRKLTELDAKLSLIGFEQLDHAFSGATKEKIADLDFSQIDALILPVAGTSLEGNVDTIFSNEKVILTEEMLKKTPPHCVIFSGITNSYLSSITDGATRPLVQLFKRDDVAIYNSIPTVEGTIMMAIQHTDFTIHGSNVTVLGLGRVGMSVARTFHSLGARVKVGARKSEHIARITEMGLTPFQLDDIIEWVKDTDILINTIPHQVVSANVISKMPVHTLIIDLASKPGGTDFRYAEKRGIKALLAPSLPGIVAPKTAGNILAGVLSNILQELYDKRKENKS, encoded by the coding sequence ATGCTGACAGATATGCAAATTGCAATTATTGGCGGTGATGCGAGACAGCTAGAAATTATTCGAAAGCTGACAGAACTGGATGCAAAGCTTTCATTAATAGGCTTTGAACAGCTGGACCATGCTTTTTCCGGTGCAACAAAGGAGAAGATAGCAGACTTGGATTTCTCACAAATAGATGCCTTGATTCTGCCGGTAGCAGGCACGAGCCTTGAAGGGAACGTTGATACCATTTTTTCTAATGAGAAAGTCATTCTTACAGAGGAAATGCTAAAAAAAACACCGCCGCACTGTGTGATTTTTTCCGGTATAACGAATTCGTATTTATCAAGTATTACCGATGGTGCTACAAGGCCATTAGTGCAATTATTTAAAAGAGATGATGTTGCAATCTATAATTCCATTCCAACAGTAGAGGGAACGATTATGATGGCAATACAGCATACAGATTTTACAATTCACGGCTCAAATGTTACGGTCCTTGGATTAGGAAGAGTCGGGATGAGTGTTGCAAGAACCTTTCACTCGTTGGGAGCGAGGGTTAAGGTGGGAGCACGTAAATCGGAGCATATTGCGAGAATAACAGAAATGGGATTAACTCCATTTCAATTAGATGACATTATCGAATGGGTTAAAGACACTGATATATTAATCAATACGATTCCACACCAAGTCGTAAGTGCTAATGTTATCTCGAAAATGCCAGTGCACACGCTGATTATTGATTTAGCTTCTAAACCAGGTGGAACCGATTTTCGCTATGCTGAAAAAAGAGGCATAAAAGCATTGTTAGCCCCTAGTCTTCCGGGCATTGTTGCCCCGAAAACAGCAGGTAATATTTTAGCGGGTGTCCTTTCAAATATACTGCAGGAGCTTTATGATAAGCGGAAGGAGAATAAATCATGA
- a CDS encoding YlmC/YmxH family sporulation protein, with translation MRLSELSGKEIVDVNRAERLGILGQTDLEINEKSGQIEALLIPTLKWFGMKKHGGEIRVEWGQIKKIGTDMLIIDMEK, from the coding sequence TTGAGGTTAAGTGAATTAAGCGGGAAAGAAATCGTTGATGTCAATCGAGCTGAGCGTTTAGGCATACTAGGACAAACGGATTTAGAAATTAATGAAAAAAGCGGGCAAATTGAGGCATTGCTTATACCAACTTTAAAGTGGTTTGGGATGAAAAAGCATGGTGGAGAGATTCGAGTCGAATGGGGACAAATAAAAAAAATTGGCACGGATATGCTGATTATTGATATGGAAAAGTAA
- a CDS encoding M16 family metallopeptidase: MIKKYTCQNGVRVVLENIPTVRSVAIGVWIGTGSRNETPANNGISHFLEHMFFKGTKTRTAREIAESFDSIGGQVNAFTSKEYTCYYAKVLDNHAQFALEVLADMFFNSTFVEEELVKEKNVVYEEIKMYEDTPDDIVHDLLSKAIYEDHSLGYPILGTEETLSTFTSDTLKEYVHSMYTPEHVVISVAGNISDAFIKEVETLFGSYEGGKREIETSIPVFHTNRIARKKETEQAHLCLGYEGLQVGHDDIYSLISLNNILGGSMSSRLFQDVREQRGLAYSVFSYHSAFEDTGIVTIYGGTGAKQLDLLYETIQETLAVLKRDGITEKELTNSKEQLKGSLMLSLESTNSRMSRNGKNELLLGLHRSLDEIVEQIDSVTKEDVDRMANKVFTDHCSVSLISPNGELPKGV; the protein is encoded by the coding sequence TTGATCAAGAAATATACATGTCAAAATGGTGTTAGAGTCGTATTAGAAAATATTCCAACCGTTCGTTCTGTTGCAATCGGTGTATGGATTGGTACCGGATCACGAAATGAGACTCCAGCTAATAATGGGATTTCCCACTTTTTGGAGCATATGTTCTTTAAGGGAACAAAGACACGAACTGCACGTGAGATTGCGGAGTCCTTTGATAGTATCGGTGGGCAGGTAAATGCCTTTACGTCAAAGGAATATACCTGCTACTATGCAAAAGTTCTTGATAACCATGCACAGTTTGCCTTAGAAGTACTAGCTGATATGTTTTTTAATTCGACATTTGTGGAAGAAGAATTAGTCAAAGAAAAAAATGTTGTCTATGAAGAAATAAAGATGTATGAAGATACGCCAGATGACATTGTTCATGATTTACTTAGTAAAGCCATTTACGAGGATCATTCACTCGGCTATCCCATTTTAGGTACTGAGGAAACCTTATCAACCTTTACAAGTGACACATTAAAGGAATATGTACATAGCATGTATACTCCCGAACATGTAGTTATATCGGTAGCAGGTAATATATCAGATGCTTTTATTAAAGAAGTAGAGACATTATTTGGATCCTATGAAGGTGGCAAGCGTGAGATTGAAACCTCGATACCTGTTTTTCATACAAACAGGATTGCCCGTAAAAAAGAAACGGAACAGGCGCACCTTTGCCTTGGATATGAGGGCTTACAGGTTGGACATGATGACATTTATAGTCTTATTTCGCTCAATAATATACTGGGAGGCAGTATGAGCAGCCGTTTGTTCCAGGATGTCAGGGAGCAAAGAGGTTTGGCCTATTCAGTCTTCTCCTACCATTCGGCTTTCGAGGATACTGGGATTGTAACAATTTATGGAGGAACAGGTGCTAAGCAGCTTGATCTCCTTTATGAGACTATCCAGGAAACACTTGCGGTCTTAAAAAGAGATGGTATTACAGAGAAGGAATTGACAAATAGTAAAGAGCAGTTAAAAGGAAGCTTAATGTTGAGCTTAGAAAGTACAAACAGCCGGATGAGTCGAAACGGTAAAAATGAGCTGCTATTGGGCCTGCACCGTTCTCTTGATGAGATTGTGGAACAAATTGATTCCGTAACAAAAGAAGATGTCGATCGGATGGCTAATAAAGTATTTACTGATCACTGCTCAGTTTCATTAATTAGTCCTAACGGAGAACTGCCAAAAGGAGTCTAA
- a CDS encoding polysaccharide deacetylase family protein, producing the protein MKKMFVFGFIFVVAFMLVSNPFTTEYLSNMKGSSFSVSKPKDSLFQEIVLKSEEYEVPPSDAKIDPIWKAIPGYNGLKVDAEASYKKMKSSGEFVEDKLVFRQIKPKVHLDELPPAPVYKGHPDKPMVSFIINVAWGNEYLSEMLATLKSHHIKATFFLEGRWVQKNPELAKLIADAGHEVGNHSFTHPDLKVSSTTKIRQEIMRTNEVIKATTGLNPEWFAPPSGSFRDEVISVAAEEKMGTIMWSVDTVDWQKPSPDVLINRVMSKVHNGAIILMHPTSSTAKSLDQLIVRIKGKGLQIDTITELLNEDRIMENFPEGKIEKKPKN; encoded by the coding sequence ATGAAAAAAATGTTTGTTTTTGGATTTATTTTTGTAGTGGCTTTCATGCTGGTTAGCAATCCTTTTACGACTGAATATTTAAGTAACATGAAGGGTAGTTCATTTTCGGTAAGTAAACCAAAGGATTCTCTTTTTCAAGAAATTGTCTTGAAAAGTGAAGAATATGAAGTTCCTCCTAGCGATGCAAAAATTGACCCAATCTGGAAGGCGATCCCTGGCTATAATGGCTTAAAGGTCGATGCTGAAGCTTCTTATAAAAAAATGAAAAGCAGCGGTGAATTTGTGGAAGACAAGCTGGTCTTTAGACAAATAAAGCCAAAGGTTCATCTTGATGAGCTTCCGCCTGCACCTGTTTACAAAGGACATCCAGATAAACCAATGGTTAGCTTTATCATAAATGTTGCCTGGGGAAATGAATATTTATCGGAAATGCTAGCTACTTTGAAAAGTCATCATATTAAGGCAACCTTTTTTCTAGAAGGAAGATGGGTTCAAAAAAACCCTGAGCTTGCAAAACTGATTGCTGATGCAGGACATGAGGTAGGGAATCATTCTTTTACTCATCCAGATTTAAAAGTAAGCTCAACAACTAAAATACGTCAAGAAATTATGAGAACAAATGAAGTCATTAAAGCCACGACAGGATTGAACCCGGAATGGTTCGCACCTCCTAGTGGTAGCTTTCGTGATGAAGTGATTTCGGTTGCAGCTGAAGAAAAAATGGGGACTATTATGTGGAGCGTTGATACGGTTGATTGGCAAAAACCCTCACCTGATGTATTAATCAATCGAGTGATGAGCAAGGTACATAATGGTGCCATTATTCTCATGCACCCCACTTCCTCAACGGCAAAATCATTAGATCAATTAATTGTTAGGATAAAGGGGAAAGGTTTACAGATTGACACAATTACTGAATTACTAAATGAAGATAGAATAATGGAAAACTTTCCCGAGGGGAAAATAGAGAAAAAACCTAAAAATTGA
- the pnp gene encoding polyribonucleotide nucleotidyltransferase has translation MGQDKHVYSINWAGRNLTVEIGQLAKQANGAVLVRYGDSAVLSTATASKEPKNVDFFPLTVNYEERLYAVGKIPGGFIKREGRPSERAILASRLIDRPIRPLFADGFRNEVQVVSMVMSVDQDCSTEMAAMFGSSLALSVSDIPFKGPIAGVTVGRIDGQFIINPTVEQEEQSDIHLIVAGTKDAINMVEAGADEVPEEIMLEAIMFGHEEIKRLIAFQETIVAEIGKEKLEVVLFELDSELEAEIRSLCESDMIQAIQVQEKHAREEAIKKVKDLVMSKYEEKEAEEETLKQVKQILDKLVKGEVRRLITEEKVRPDGRGVDEIRPLSSEVNILPRTHGSGLFTRGQTQALSICTLGALGDVQILDGLGLEEEKRFMHHYNFPNFSVGETGPMRGPGRREIGHGALGERALVAVIPDDKEFPYTIRLVSEVLESNGSTSQASICASTLAMMDAGVPIKAPVAGIAMGLVKSGEYYTILTDIQGMEDHLGDMDFKVAGTAKGVTALQMDIKIEGLSREIIEEALQQAKKGRMQILDSMLATIDSPRGQLSKFAPKILTMSINPDKIRDVIGPSGKQINKIIEETGVKIDIEQDGTVFISSVDEEMNQKAKHIIEDIVREVVAGQLYLGKVKRIEKFGAFVEIFQGKDGLVHISELAEERVGKVEDVVKIGDEMLVKVLEIDKQGRVNLSRKAVLKEQREHEQSTQK, from the coding sequence ATGGGACAAGATAAGCATGTTTATTCAATAAATTGGGCTGGCCGAAATTTAACAGTTGAAATTGGACAGTTAGCTAAACAAGCGAATGGTGCTGTTTTAGTTCGCTATGGTGATTCAGCAGTATTAAGTACTGCAACCGCTTCAAAGGAGCCAAAAAACGTTGACTTTTTTCCGTTAACTGTAAATTATGAGGAACGTCTGTATGCAGTTGGAAAAATCCCCGGCGGGTTTATTAAAAGAGAGGGTCGTCCAAGTGAACGGGCAATACTTGCTAGTCGATTAATTGACAGACCAATTCGCCCCTTATTTGCTGATGGATTTAGGAATGAAGTTCAAGTTGTCAGCATGGTAATGAGTGTGGACCAGGATTGTTCAACTGAGATGGCTGCAATGTTTGGTTCCTCACTTGCACTAAGCGTGTCGGATATTCCATTCAAAGGACCAATTGCAGGCGTGACAGTTGGAAGAATTGATGGTCAGTTTATTATCAACCCTACCGTGGAACAAGAAGAACAAAGTGATATTCATTTAATTGTCGCTGGAACTAAGGATGCCATTAATATGGTTGAAGCAGGTGCAGATGAAGTACCAGAAGAAATCATGTTAGAAGCGATTATGTTTGGACATGAAGAAATCAAGCGATTAATCGCCTTCCAAGAAACGATTGTTGCAGAAATCGGTAAAGAAAAACTTGAAGTAGTTCTTTTTGAGCTTGATTCAGAATTAGAAGCAGAGATTCGTTCGCTTTGTGAATCGGATATGATTCAAGCGATTCAAGTGCAAGAGAAACATGCTCGCGAGGAAGCGATTAAGAAAGTAAAAGATCTTGTCATGAGCAAATATGAAGAAAAAGAAGCCGAGGAAGAGACCTTAAAGCAGGTTAAACAAATATTAGATAAGCTTGTTAAAGGTGAAGTCCGTCGTCTAATTACAGAAGAGAAGGTACGACCTGATGGACGTGGTGTTGATGAAATTCGTCCGTTATCTTCTGAAGTTAATATTTTACCTCGTACACATGGTTCCGGCTTGTTTACACGTGGACAAACGCAGGCCTTAAGTATTTGTACTCTTGGTGCCTTAGGTGACGTTCAAATATTAGATGGACTAGGGCTTGAAGAAGAAAAGCGGTTTATGCATCACTATAATTTTCCTAATTTTAGTGTTGGTGAAACAGGACCAATGCGTGGTCCGGGCCGCCGTGAAATTGGCCATGGTGCATTAGGAGAACGGGCGTTAGTCGCTGTTATACCAGATGATAAGGAATTTCCATATACGATTCGCTTAGTTTCGGAAGTATTGGAATCAAATGGGTCAACGTCTCAAGCTAGTATTTGTGCGAGCACACTTGCTATGATGGACGCTGGGGTGCCAATTAAAGCACCTGTTGCTGGTATTGCCATGGGATTAGTGAAGTCAGGTGAATACTATACAATTTTAACCGATATCCAAGGGATGGAAGATCACCTTGGTGATATGGATTTTAAAGTTGCTGGGACAGCTAAAGGTGTAACAGCCTTACAAATGGATATAAAAATTGAAGGGCTTTCTCGTGAAATTATAGAAGAAGCATTGCAGCAGGCGAAAAAAGGTCGTATGCAAATTTTAGATTCTATGCTGGCTACTATCGATAGTCCAAGAGGTCAACTATCTAAGTTTGCTCCTAAAATTCTAACAATGTCCATTAACCCTGATAAAATTCGTGATGTTATTGGACCAAGCGGTAAACAAATCAATAAGATTATCGAAGAAACAGGCGTAAAAATTGATATTGAGCAGGATGGTACGGTCTTTATTTCTTCTGTAGATGAGGAAATGAATCAAAAGGCCAAGCATATTATTGAGGATATTGTTCGAGAAGTCGTAGCAGGTCAGTTGTATCTTGGCAAAGTGAAGCGAATCGAGAAATTTGGTGCATTCGTTGAAATATTCCAGGGTAAGGATGGTCTTGTACACATTTCTGAACTAGCAGAAGAGCGAGTTGGGAAAGTAGAAGACGTCGTGAAGATTGGTGACGAAATGCTAGTTAAAGTTCTTGAAATCGACAAACAGGGACGTGTCAACCTTTCTCGAAAGGCAGTCTTAAAGGAGCAGCGTGAGCACGAACAAAGTACGCAGAAATAA
- the rpsO gene encoding 30S ribosomal protein S15, with protein MAITQERKNELINEYKVHDTDTGSPEVQIAVLTESINNLNEHLRTHKKDHHSRRGLLKMVGKRRNLLTYLRNKDVQRYRELINKLGLRR; from the coding sequence ATGGCAATCACTCAAGAGCGCAAAAATGAACTTATCAATGAGTACAAAGTACACGATACGGATACTGGTTCTCCAGAAGTTCAAATCGCTGTCCTTACAGAATCGATTAACAATTTAAATGAGCATTTACGTACACATAAAAAGGATCATCACTCACGTCGTGGTCTTTTGAAAATGGTTGGTAAGCGTCGTAATTTATTAACTTACCTACGTAATAAAGATGTTCAACGTTATCGTGAACTGATTAATAAGCTTGGTTTACGTAGATAG
- the ribF gene encoding bifunctional riboflavin kinase/FAD synthetase, which yields MEVYYLDHPHYMKKEDIPPLAMALGFFDGVHLGHQKVIAAAKREADQKGYKSAVMSFNPHPSVVLGRSVQHVQYITPLEEKIRLIHDLGIDYFFIVRFTEEFANLLPQEYVDRFLIDLNVKHVVAGFDYTYGRMGKGTMETLPFHAREMFTFSVVDKLQYGQEKISSTAIRGCIHDGRMEQLPHFLGRFYTTKGKVIHGEKRGRTIGFPTANIDIHDDYLLPPTGVYAVKLTIEKSGETFKGVCNVGYKPTFHKEQTDKPSIEVFIFDFDRYIYDEKVTIEWHRRLRSEQKFSGIDELIAQIEKDKAQAHDYFEKIRKETCILS from the coding sequence GTGGAAGTATATTATTTAGATCATCCGCATTATATGAAAAAAGAGGACATCCCGCCATTGGCAATGGCTTTAGGGTTTTTTGATGGTGTACATCTTGGACATCAAAAAGTAATTGCAGCTGCAAAAAGGGAAGCTGACCAAAAAGGCTATAAAAGCGCTGTAATGTCGTTTAATCCGCATCCTTCAGTTGTATTGGGTAGAAGTGTACAGCATGTTCAATATATTACCCCGCTTGAAGAAAAAATCAGGTTAATCCATGATTTAGGCATTGATTATTTTTTTATTGTTCGTTTTACAGAAGAATTTGCCAACTTATTACCTCAGGAATATGTTGATCGATTTTTGATTGATTTAAACGTTAAGCATGTTGTGGCAGGTTTTGATTATACATATGGCCGTATGGGCAAGGGGACAATGGAAACATTACCATTCCATGCAAGAGAAATGTTTACTTTTTCCGTTGTGGATAAACTGCAATATGGACAGGAAAAAATAAGCTCCACAGCGATTAGAGGCTGTATTCATGATGGAAGAATGGAGCAACTTCCACATTTTCTTGGTCGTTTTTATACAACAAAAGGTAAGGTTATTCATGGTGAAAAACGAGGCAGGACGATTGGATTTCCAACAGCAAATATTGATATTCATGATGATTATTTACTGCCTCCGACCGGTGTTTATGCAGTAAAGTTAACGATTGAAAAAAGCGGTGAGACCTTCAAGGGTGTATGTAATGTTGGCTATAAGCCGACCTTTCATAAGGAACAGACCGATAAACCATCTATCGAGGTATTTATTTTTGATTTTGACCGCTACATTTATGATGAAAAAGTGACCATTGAGTGGCATCGCCGGCTGCGGAGTGAACAAAAGTTTTCTGGCATTGATGAGCTTATTGCACAAATTGAAAAAGATAAAGCACAGGCCCATGATTACTTTGAAAAAATCAGGAAAGAAACTTGCATTTTATCGTAA
- the truB gene encoding tRNA pseudouridine(55) synthase TruB, whose protein sequence is MEGIIPLYKPAGMTSHDCVFKLRKILHMKKVGHTGTLDPDVTGVLPICLGRATKVAEYITDAGKAYEGEVTIGFSTSTEDAAGEIIERKPIDRIIDRGEIFAVLKELTGTITQTPPMYSAVKVNGKRLYEYARQGIEVERPTRTVTIYSIDLLDDRESFSGEQITFRFRVSCSKGTYIRTLAVMIGEALGYPAHMSALSRIQSASFSLSDCVTFEEIEAKVEAGTISDLLFPLEAALAHLPKYMISDKIAEKVKNGAIIPIPNTFIHEKNPIVVETEAGQALAIYMHHPTKPGMMKPAKVLRAIE, encoded by the coding sequence ATGGAAGGAATTATTCCACTTTATAAGCCTGCAGGGATGACATCACATGATTGTGTATTTAAATTAAGAAAAATACTTCATATGAAAAAAGTTGGTCATACTGGAACTCTCGACCCTGATGTAACGGGAGTATTACCCATTTGCCTTGGAAGAGCAACTAAGGTTGCAGAATACATAACGGATGCTGGTAAAGCATATGAAGGAGAAGTGACAATTGGATTTTCAACCAGCACGGAAGACGCTGCTGGAGAAATAATTGAACGAAAGCCGATTGACCGGATTATTGACCGCGGGGAAATTTTCGCTGTACTGAAGGAGTTAACAGGTACCATAACCCAAACACCTCCCATGTATTCGGCTGTTAAAGTCAATGGCAAACGGTTATATGAGTATGCTAGACAAGGAATTGAAGTTGAGCGCCCAACCAGAACGGTTACAATCTACTCAATCGATCTTCTTGATGATCGCGAGTCCTTTAGCGGCGAGCAAATTACATTTCGGTTTCGAGTATCATGCAGTAAAGGAACCTATATTCGCACTCTTGCTGTGATGATTGGAGAAGCGCTAGGTTATCCTGCCCATATGTCAGCTTTAAGCCGAATTCAATCAGCTTCCTTTTCACTTTCTGATTGCGTCACATTTGAAGAGATTGAAGCAAAGGTTGAAGCAGGGACGATTTCTGATTTATTATTTCCTCTTGAGGCGGCATTAGCTCATTTGCCCAAATATATGATTAGTGATAAAATAGCGGAGAAAGTCAAAAATGGAGCTATTATACCTATTCCTAATACCTTCATACATGAAAAGAATCCAATTGTGGTTGAAACAGAAGCTGGCCAAGCTTTAGCGATATATATGCATCATCCTACAAAGCCCGGGATGATGAAGCCAGCAAAAGTGCTAAGAGCTATAGAGTAA